A genomic stretch from Coffea arabica cultivar ET-39 chromosome 10c, Coffea Arabica ET-39 HiFi, whole genome shotgun sequence includes:
- the LOC113713225 gene encoding 7-deoxyloganetin glucosyltransferase-like, protein MDSISLLEKKPHAVCIPFPAQGHINPMLKLAKLLHHKGFHITFVNSEFNHKRLLKSRGPDSLNGLPDFQFETIPDGLPPSDVDATQDIASLCESTDKHGLGPFRELLARLDDTSSSNVPPVSCIISDAAMSFTLAAAEELGIPEIYLWTASACSYLAIFHFSQLIDKGITPLKDASYLTNGYLDTVLEWIIPGMEGIRLRDLPSFLRTTNPDDFILKFILQITESAQRASAIILNTFEELDHDVISSLPAYLPPIYPIGPLHVLENQVDDKSLEVLGSNLWKEEPECLEWLDSKEPNSVVYVNFGSITVMTPEQLVEFAWGLANSKQTFLWIIRPDLVKGDLAILPDEFVEETKHRGLFASWCNQGTVLSHSSVGGFLTHSGWNSTIESMSSGVPMICWPFFAYQQTNCWICCTKWGIGMEIDNNVKRDEVESLVIELMSGKKGKEMKKKVMEWKKLAEDAASCSSGSSSVNFENLISQLQQSKTLDTLESNHDKVNNWPH, encoded by the exons ATGGATTCCATTTCTTTGTTAGAGAAGAAGCCTCATGCGGTCTGCATCCCATTCCCTGCTCAAGGTCACATAAACCCCATGCTTAAACTTGCCAAGCTTCTTCACCACAAAGGTTTTCATATCACCTTTGTTAACAGCGAATTCAACCACAAACGCTTGCTAAAATCTAGAGGTCCTGATTCCCTCAATGGTTTACCTGATTTCCAATTCGAAACCATTCCTGATGGGCTTCCTCCTTCTGATGTGGATGCCACCCAAGATATTGCTTCCCTTTGTGAGTCCACCGATAAGCATGGCTTAGGTCCATTTAGAGAACTTCTTGCCAGACTCGATGATACCTCTTCCTCCAACGTACCTCCTGTTTCTTGCATAATTTCGGATGCAGCTATGAGCTTCACACTTGCAGCTGCTGAAGAGCTAGGCATTCCCGAAATTTATCTTTGGACCGCCAGTGCATGTTCCTACTtggcaatcttccacttttcaCAACTTATTGACAAGGGTATCACGCCACTCAAAG ATGCTAGTTACTTGACAAATGGGTATCTTGATACAGTTCTTGAATGGATCATTCCCGGAATGGAAGGCATTCGTTTGAGAGATCTTCCAAGTTTCCTAAGAACCACAAATCCAGATGACTTTATTCTAAAATTCATCCTACAAATAACTGAGAGTGCTCAAAGGGCTTCCGCTATTATTTTAAATACTTTTGAAGAACTGGACCATGATGTAATAAGTTCCCTTCCAGCTTACCTTCCCCCAATCTATCCCATTGGGCCACTACATGTCCTCGAGAATCAGGTTGATGATAAGAGTCTAGAGGTGCTGGGATCAAATCTTTGGAAGGAAGAACCAGAATGTCTTGAATGGCTTGATTCAAAAGAACCAAACTCCGTGGTTTATGTGAACTTTGGAAGCATTACTGTAATGACACCTGAGCAACTAGTTGAATTTGCATGGGGACTCGCTAACAGCAAACAAACTTTTTTATGGATCATAAGGCCTGATCTGGTCAAGGGCGATCTAGCTATTCTTCCTGACGAATTTGTGGAAGAAACCAAACATAGAGGCTTGTTTGCAAGTTGGTGCAATCAAGGGACAGTTCTTAGCCACTCGTCTGTGGGAGGATTCTTAACTCATAGTGGATGGAATTCCACAATTGAAAGTATGAGCAGTGGGGTGCCTATGATATGTTGGCCATTTTTCGCTTATCAACAAACCAATTGCTGGATTTGCTGCACCAAGTGGGGCATTGGAATGGAGATAGACAACAATGTTAAGAGGGATGAAGTTGAAAGTCTTGTTATAGAGTTAATGTCTGGAAAGAAAGGTAAGGAGATGAAGAAAAAAGTCATGGAGTGGAAAAAATTGGCAGAAGATGCTGCTTCTTGTTCTAGTGGTTCTTCTTCCGTGAATTTTGAGAATTTGATCAGTCAACTGCAACAATCCAAGACATTAGACACGTTGGAGTCCAACCACGATAAGGTTAATAATTGGCCTCATTAA
- the LOC113714859 gene encoding 7-deoxyloganetin glucosyltransferase: protein MGSMSLPEKPHAVCIPYPAQGHINPMLKLAKLLHHKGFHITFVNTEFNHKRLLKSRGPDALNGLPDFQFKAIPDGLPPSDVDATQDVPSLCESTTTHCLGPFRDLLAELNDPSSSQVPPVSCIVSDGVMSFTLEAAAELGVPEILFWTPSACGFLGYMHYAKLIEKGLTPLKDASYMSNGYLEQAIDWIPAMKDIRLRDLPSFLRTTNPDDYMTKFVLQETERSKKALAIILNTFEELEDDVINALSAILPPIYAIGPLQFLQKEVKDERLSVLGSNLWKEEPECLEWLDSKDPNSVVYVNFGSITVMTADQLVEFAWGLANSKQTFLWIIRPDLVSGDSAILPPEFLEETKDRGLLASWCPQEQVLSHPAIGGFLTHSGWNSTLESICSGVPMICWPFFAEQQTNCWFCCTKWGNGLEIDNNVKREEVESLVTELMVREKGKDMKKKALEWKNKAEEAAKSSGGSSYSNLEKVVQVLLSK, encoded by the exons ATGGGTTCCATGTCTCTGCCAGAAAAGCCTCATGCTGTTTGTATTCCATATCCAGCACAGGGTCACATAAACCCTATGCTGAAACTAGCCAAGCTCCTTCATCATAAAGGGTTTCATATAACCTTTGTTAACACAGAATTCAACCACAAACGTTTGCTCAAGTCTAGAGGTCCTGATGCCCTCAATGGCTTGCCTGATTTCCAATTTAAAGCCATTCCTGATGGGCTTCCTCCTTCTGATGTTGATGCCACCCAAGACGTTCCCTCCCTTTGTGAATCCACCACTACTCATTGCTTAGGTCCATTTAGAGATCTCCTTGCAGAACTTAATGATCCCTCTTCATCACAAGTTCCCCCTGTTTCTTGCATAGTTTCTGATGGTGTCATGAGCTTTACTCTTGAAGCTGCCGCAGAACTAGGCGTCCCAGAAATATTGTTTTGGACTCCTAGTGCATGTGGATTCCTGGGTTATATGCACTATGCTAAGCTCATAGAAAAGGGTCTCACACCACTCAAAG ATGCAAGTTACATGTCAAATGGATACCTTGAGCAAGCTATAGATTGGATTCCCGCGATGAAAGATATACGTCTGAGAGATCTTCCAAGTTTCTTAAGAACTACAAATCCGGATGACTACATGACAAAGTTCGTATTGCAAGAGACTGAGAGATCCAAGAAGGCTTTAGCTATTATTTTGAACACATTTGAGGAGCTGGAAGATGATGTTATAAACGCTCTGTCTGCCATCCTTCCTCCCATCTACGCCATTGGGCCTCTACAGTTTCTCCAGAAAGAGGTGAAAGACGAGAGGTTATCAGTTTTAGGGTCAAATCTTTGGAAAGAAGAGCCCGAGTGCCTAGAATGGCTTGATTCAAAGGATCCCAATTCTGTTGTCTATGTAAACTTTGGAAGCATCACTGTTATGACTGCTGACCAGCTTGTGGAGTTTGCATGGGGACTTGCAAACAGTAAACAAACATTTTTGTGGATCATTAGGCCTGATCTTGTCTCTGGCGACTCTGCAATTCTTCCTCCTGAATTTTTGGAGGAAACTAAAGATAGAGGCCTACTAGCAAGCTGGTGCCCTCAGGAACAAGTTCTTAGCCATCCTGCCATTGGAGGATTCTTAACTCATAGCGGATGGAATTCAACTCTCGAGAGCATCTGTAGTGGGGTGCCCATGATTTGTTGGCCGTTTTTCGCCGAACAACAGACCAATTGCTGGTTCTGCTGCACTAAATGGGGCAATGGATTGGAGATAGACAATAATGTTAAGAGGGAAGAGGTTGAGAGCCTAGTGACTGAGTTGATGGTTAGAGAAAAGGGAAAGGACATGAAGAAAAAAGCCTTGGAGTGGAAGAACAAGGCTGAAGAAGCAGCTAAAAGTTCGGGTGGCTCTTCTTACTCCAATTTGGAGAAGGTGGTCCAGGTGCTTCTCTCCAAGTAA
- the LOC113715053 gene encoding uncharacterized protein isoform X1, which yields MPHRTGRKDHVNLREELRIKTGKEPSKLDVFIHSRQGKQMDELTSQTIATMNEEIQKLPETSRDDNFVKDILYENILGPEKPGRLRTYGVGATPKDVYRMSDNMNAGQKKAFEDAVNDKVEIIRGELREEMNSKLVDFKEELIAQFEARMRASTCDLASLQRREMNAAKQSQISDSLEVGDRMNREVGTNDAEMYKEVGTNDAEINKCEMNKKVSSIADILENHNTKKKRSRTTCKRLA from the exons atgccACATCGAACAGGGCGAAAAGATCATGTGAACCTCAGGGAAGAG CTTCGGATTAAAACTGGAAAAGAGCCTTCGAAACTAGACGTTTTTATTCATTCAagacaaggaaaacaaatggatgagttGACTTCACAAACAATT GCAACTATGAATGAGGAAATACAAAAACTGCCAGAGACATCCAGGGATgataattttgtgaaagatATACTCTATGAAAATATCCTTGGACCTGAAAAACCAGGTCGTCTTCGAACTTATGGGGTAGGTGCGACTCCAAAAGACGTGTATAGGATGTCAGATAACATGAATGCTGGACAAAAGAAAGCATTTGAGGATGCAGTGAATGATAAAGTGGAAATCATACGTGGTGAACTACGAGAAGAAATGAATTCGAAATTGGTAGATTTTAAGGAGGAGTTGATTGCTCAATTTGAAGCAAGAATG AGGGCATCCACATGTGACTTGGCATCACtccaaagaagagaaatgaaTGCAGCAAAACAATCTCAAATTTCGGACTCATTAGAG GTTGGTGATAGAATGAACAGGGAAGTTGGAACAAATGATGCTGAAATGTACAAGGAAGTTGGAACAAATGATGCTGAAATAAACAAGtgtgaaatgaataaaaaagtTTCTTCAATTGCTGATATTCTTGAG AACCATAatacaaagaagaaaaggagtaGGACTACTTGCAAACGACTTGCTTGA
- the LOC113715053 gene encoding uncharacterized protein isoform X2 → MPHRTGRKDHVNLREELRIKTGKEPSKLDVFIHSRQGKQMDELTSQTIATMNEEIQKLPETSRDDNFVKDILYENILGPEKPGRLRTYGVGATPKDVYRMSDNMNAGQKKAFEDAVNDKVEIIRGELREEMNSKLVDFKEELIAQFEARMRASTCDLASLQRREMNAAKQSQISDSLEVGDRMNREVGTNDAEMYKEVGTNDAEINKCEMNKKVSSIADILEPWT, encoded by the exons atgccACATCGAACAGGGCGAAAAGATCATGTGAACCTCAGGGAAGAG CTTCGGATTAAAACTGGAAAAGAGCCTTCGAAACTAGACGTTTTTATTCATTCAagacaaggaaaacaaatggatgagttGACTTCACAAACAATT GCAACTATGAATGAGGAAATACAAAAACTGCCAGAGACATCCAGGGATgataattttgtgaaagatATACTCTATGAAAATATCCTTGGACCTGAAAAACCAGGTCGTCTTCGAACTTATGGGGTAGGTGCGACTCCAAAAGACGTGTATAGGATGTCAGATAACATGAATGCTGGACAAAAGAAAGCATTTGAGGATGCAGTGAATGATAAAGTGGAAATCATACGTGGTGAACTACGAGAAGAAATGAATTCGAAATTGGTAGATTTTAAGGAGGAGTTGATTGCTCAATTTGAAGCAAGAATG AGGGCATCCACATGTGACTTGGCATCACtccaaagaagagaaatgaaTGCAGCAAAACAATCTCAAATTTCGGACTCATTAGAG GTTGGTGATAGAATGAACAGGGAAGTTGGAACAAATGATGCTGAAATGTACAAGGAAGTTGGAACAAATGATGCTGAAATAAACAAGtgtgaaatgaataaaaaagtTTCTTCAATTGCTGATATTCTTGAG CCCTGGACTTGA